A DNA window from Paenibacillus sp. HWE-109 contains the following coding sequences:
- a CDS encoding SDR family oxidoreductase, translating to MATTTQEKPVFPPQHQNQQPGIESQMNPRPEFDQAQYKAAGKLKDKVALITGGDSGIGRAIAIAYAKEGADVVLVYLNEHSDAEKTHSLVEQAGRKCLHVAGDIGDENFCKQVIEQAVKQFGKLDILVNNAAEQHPQPSIADITAEQLERTFRTNIFSFFYLSKAALPHLKSGSAIINTASITAYHGHEQLVDYSATKGAIVTFTRSLSLQLNPKGIRVNAVAPGPIWTPLIPSTFTAEEVATFGSTTPMKRAGQPGELAASYVFLASEDSSYMAGQVLHVNGGTIVNG from the coding sequence TTGGCAACAACAACGCAAGAGAAACCTGTTTTCCCACCGCAACATCAGAATCAACAGCCTGGGATCGAGTCGCAGATGAACCCTCGGCCTGAGTTTGATCAGGCACAATACAAGGCAGCCGGTAAGCTGAAGGATAAGGTCGCACTCATTACGGGAGGCGACAGCGGAATCGGAAGAGCAATCGCCATTGCATATGCCAAAGAAGGCGCTGATGTTGTGCTGGTTTATCTGAACGAGCACAGCGATGCGGAAAAGACCCACTCGCTCGTTGAGCAAGCTGGACGAAAGTGCCTCCACGTCGCTGGAGACATCGGGGATGAAAACTTTTGCAAACAGGTAATTGAGCAGGCTGTGAAACAATTCGGCAAACTCGATATCTTGGTCAATAATGCCGCTGAACAGCATCCTCAACCGAGTATTGCCGACATTACAGCCGAGCAGCTCGAACGGACTTTCCGGACGAATATTTTCTCGTTTTTCTATTTGAGCAAAGCTGCACTTCCCCATCTGAAATCAGGGAGTGCCATCATCAATACAGCTTCTATTACAGCCTATCACGGTCATGAGCAGCTAGTTGACTATTCAGCAACCAAAGGCGCCATCGTGACCTTCACGCGCTCTCTGTCGCTGCAATTAAACCCCAAGGGTATTCGCGTGAATGCCGTTGCTCCAGGACCGATCTGGACGCCTCTCATCCCCTCTACGTTCACGGCGGAGGAAGTGGCGACCTTCGGTTCAACTACACCGATGAAGCGTGCAGGGCAGCCGGGTGAGCTCGCTGCCAGCTACGTCTTTCTGGCCAGTGAGGATTCTTCCTATATGGCGGGGCAGGTTCTGCATGTAAACGGCGGGACGATCGTCAACGGCTAA
- a CDS encoding GNAT family N-acetyltransferase: MNSDTALCQHIDLIAANTWPSETSTFVEHWLLRASRGVTKRANSVLAINGFPSNDNWLAHIEQFYQSKGLPAAFHVSSASPEGLDELLASQGYVLDTPCLLMIASSQYAAEQTSQRINQRTSNGISTSCSGTADTEWLDAFLALEQLPEERRTFYRGLFDRMPDSKGFVKLKQDGQIIALGTAIVEGNWAGFVNVVVHENFRGRGISYLLMDELTKWSIAHGAVQQYLQVITSNKPAIHLYEKLGYQARFNYHYRVKNDLPSFASS, encoded by the coding sequence TTGAACAGCGACACTGCCCTATGTCAACACATTGATCTCATTGCGGCAAACACATGGCCTTCTGAAACCTCAACCTTCGTGGAGCATTGGCTGCTGAGAGCTTCTCGCGGCGTTACCAAACGTGCCAACAGCGTGCTGGCTATCAACGGCTTTCCCTCCAATGATAACTGGTTGGCACACATCGAGCAATTCTATCAATCCAAAGGGCTGCCTGCTGCTTTTCATGTGAGCAGTGCATCTCCAGAGGGCTTGGATGAGCTGCTGGCAAGTCAAGGCTATGTTCTCGATACCCCTTGTCTCCTCATGATCGCCTCCAGTCAATATGCAGCGGAACAGACTAGTCAGCGAATAAATCAAAGAACATCTAACGGTATTTCAACATCATGTTCAGGCACCGCGGATACGGAATGGCTGGATGCTTTCCTTGCCTTAGAGCAGTTACCTGAAGAACGGAGAACTTTCTATAGGGGTCTATTTGATAGAATGCCTGATTCGAAAGGGTTCGTCAAGCTCAAGCAAGATGGTCAAATCATCGCGCTAGGAACAGCCATTGTCGAAGGCAATTGGGCTGGTTTCGTTAACGTCGTAGTCCATGAGAACTTCCGCGGCAGAGGGATCAGTTACCTGCTGATGGATGAATTAACCAAGTGGAGTATCGCCCACGGAGCTGTGCAGCAATATTTGCAGGTGATCACCAGCAATAAACCAGCGATTCATTTGTACGAAAAGCTTGGCTATCAAGCAAGATTCAACTATCATTACCGCGTGAAGAATGATTTACCTTCCTTTGCATCATCCTAA
- a CDS encoding GNAT family N-acetyltransferase, translating to MDISIRTAQLDDYEAVNTIIYAGQEEHADALPDRFARLDRVVAMGWYRSFADQHNKAILVAETQGRVVGVAMLEMKKSPSYEALVPRTYAYLNELAVSPDAQRQGIGTALYKSSVSWAQERGASTLELNVWEFNERAIAFYQSLGMLTLNRTMSMNLSL from the coding sequence TTGGATATTAGCATAAGAACAGCGCAATTAGATGATTATGAGGCTGTCAATACCATCATTTATGCAGGTCAGGAGGAGCATGCGGATGCGCTTCCGGATCGTTTTGCCCGTTTGGATCGTGTGGTGGCGATGGGTTGGTATCGCAGTTTTGCAGATCAGCACAATAAAGCGATACTGGTTGCCGAAACACAGGGCAGGGTTGTTGGTGTTGCTATGCTCGAAATGAAGAAGAGCCCTTCCTATGAAGCTTTGGTGCCCCGAACCTATGCTTATCTCAACGAACTAGCTGTTTCACCCGATGCTCAGCGGCAAGGCATTGGCACAGCGCTTTACAAATCTTCGGTTAGCTGGGCTCAAGAACGGGGTGCGTCTACGCTGGAACTCAACGTCTGGGAATTCAACGAGCGGGCTATTGCTTTCTATCAATCCCTAGGGATGCTTACTTTGAATCGTACCATGTCTATGAATTTATCACTTTAA